From Campylobacter pinnipediorum subsp. caledonicus:
CTCTTATAAAACTAGGTTTTAAATGTGGTCTTAGTGGTACAAGAGGTGCTTTTATAAATGGTAAAAATATAGATGAAAAATCACTAACAACAAGCCCTATCATTAAAACGCTATATTATCTGCAAAAAGCAAGTGAAGAAAAGTGTGATTTTTTTGTAATGGAAGTAAGCTCTCATGCAATATCACAAAACAGAATAGAAGGTTTGGATTTTGCTCTTAAAATTTTTACAAATTTAACTCAAGATCATCTTGATTATCACAAAAGTATTGAAGAGTATGCAAAGGTAAAAAGTAGTTTTTTTCAGGATGATGGCTTAAAACTTATAAATAAAGATGATAAATCTATTAAATTTAATGAAAAAAACGCATACTTTTACTCATTAAAGCAAAATAGTGATTTTTATTCAATAAACTACGAATTAAAGGAGCGTATTAAGGCATTAGTTAAAACAAATAATGAAGAAATTTGGCTTGATTTAGGCCTACAAGGTGAGTTTAATCTTTATAATATGTTAGCCGCTTTTGGGGCTATATCTCTTTTAACAAACAAAAATATCAAACAAATTTCAAAAGCTTTAAGTGAATTTAATGGTGTGGATGGGCGTATGCAAATAGTTAGCAAAAAACCACTCGTGATAGTTGATTTTGCTCATACTCCAGATGGAATAGAAAAAGTTTTGCACGCGTTAAGACATTTGAGTTTGGTTGTGATTTTTGGAGCTGGTGGTGACAGAGATAAGACAAAAAGACCAAAAATGGGTGAGATAGTTCAAAGATATGCAAGGATTTCAATAATAACAAGCGATAATCCAAGAAGTGAAAAACCAAAAGATATCATAGATGATATATATGCCGGAATGAATAAAGAAAACACAATACAAGAAGAAGATAGAAAAAAGGCTATAAAAATCGGGTTATTATCATTAAAAGATAGTGAGGCACTTGTTATACTTGGTAAAGGTGATGAAGAATATCAAGAAATAAATGGTGTAAAATTTCCATTTAGCGATAAAAAAATAGTAGAAGAAATTTTAAAGGAAATATAAAATGACAATAGAAGTTTTATCTAGCAAAATACATAGAGCTGTTGTAACAGATGCAAATTTAAATTATGTTGGTTCAATCAGTATAGACACAGAATTAATAAAAGCCGCTGGTCTTTGCCAATGGCAAAAAGTCGAGATACTAAATGTAAACAATGGTGAAAGATTTAGTACATATGTAATAAACGGCAAAAAAGGTGAAATTTGTTTAAATGGTGCTGCAGCTAGAAAAGTATGTGCTGGAGATGTTGTGATAATAGTTGCATACGCTAGCATGAAACCTAAAAAAGCAAAAGAGTTTAAACCTACCGTTGTTTTTGTAAATGAAAAAAACGAAATAGTTAAAAACAAATAATGTTTAATGGCCTAATAAGAGAGATAGCTGTAGTTAAAAGTTATACAAACAACATACTTAGACTAAAAGCTGATTTTAAGCCAAATCTTGGCGATAGTATAGCTGTAAACGGGGCTTGTCTTAGTGTTATAGAGATATTTGATGATGGTTTTAGTGTGGAACTTAGCCTTGAAAGCAGAAAGCATATAGCTACTGAAAATTTAAAAGGCAAGGTTCACATAGAACCAGCCATGAAGCTTGGAGATAGAATAGATGGGCATTTGGTTCAAGGTCATATAGATGCAATAGGCGAAG
This genomic window contains:
- a CDS encoding UDP-N-acetylmuramoyl-L-alanyl-D-glutamate--2,6-diaminopimelate ligase, coding for MKIHIDKTFITDSSLECEAGCYFLQTQSNHKYTDSALDKKATIIDVNECKNLLKIDKNIKIVGITGTNGKTTTATAIYSSLIKLGFKCGLSGTRGAFINGKNIDEKSLTTSPIIKTLYYLQKASEEKCDFFVMEVSSHAISQNRIEGLDFALKIFTNLTQDHLDYHKSIEEYAKVKSSFFQDDGLKLINKDDKSIKFNEKNAYFYSLKQNSDFYSINYELKERIKALVKTNNEEIWLDLGLQGEFNLYNMLAAFGAISLLTNKNIKQISKALSEFNGVDGRMQIVSKKPLVIVDFAHTPDGIEKVLHALRHLSLVVIFGAGGDRDKTKRPKMGEIVQRYARISIITSDNPRSEKPKDIIDDIYAGMNKENTIQEEDRKKAIKIGLLSLKDSEALVILGKGDEEYQEINGVKFPFSDKKIVEEILKEI
- the panD gene encoding aspartate 1-decarboxylase, with product MTIEVLSSKIHRAVVTDANLNYVGSISIDTELIKAAGLCQWQKVEILNVNNGERFSTYVINGKKGEICLNGAAARKVCAGDVVIIVAYASMKPKKAKEFKPTVVFVNEKNEIVKNK